A genomic segment from Desulfomicrobium apsheronum encodes:
- a CDS encoding glucan biosynthesis protein D: MKRQTLFALIIPIILGAFLVASTAATAATDAPIPTGGTTFDYAWLKGRARALAATPHVNHEGELPKVLQNLTWDDYMQLSFDSEHALWQGESSLFHAELFHLGLYFKTPITIYELQDGKVKEIDYTPDLFKYGKSGIKGKDLPKDLGFAGFRFRFHTDWNRDLVAFLGASYFRAVGGEMQYGLSARGLAVDTALPRNEEFPLFTHFWLEKPRPGSDTATVYALLDSPSVTGAYRFDIRPGQTLGMKVDAALYPRKTIERLGVAPLTSMFLTGENDRRMGYDWRQEIHDSDGLAIHTGNGEWIWRPLENPPFLRFNAFMDRNPRGFGLFQRDQNFDHYQDDGVFYDKRPSVWVEPVGDWGEGSVQLVEISHVDETFDNIVAFWNPAAPVEAGQELLFSYNLHWGTQPPMPGQLAHVVDTFTGLGGVVGQKRVYYSKRFAVDFTGGDLAMIAKDKKITPVLETSAGRIELTSVRPQHAINGFRCMFDVVPPDESQNPINLRLHLEADGRRISETWVYQMTPPPMQERTLYNP; encoded by the coding sequence ATGAAGCGTCAAACCCTTTTTGCGTTGATCATTCCGATCATTCTTGGCGCCTTCCTTGTCGCGTCCACGGCCGCCACGGCGGCCACGGACGCGCCAATTCCCACCGGCGGCACAACCTTCGACTACGCATGGCTCAAGGGCCGCGCCCGGGCCCTGGCCGCCACGCCCCATGTCAACCACGAAGGGGAACTGCCCAAGGTTCTGCAGAACCTTACCTGGGACGACTACATGCAGCTCTCCTTTGATTCGGAGCATGCGCTGTGGCAAGGCGAGAGCTCTCTTTTTCACGCCGAGCTCTTTCACCTCGGACTTTACTTCAAGACCCCCATCACCATCTATGAGTTACAAGATGGAAAGGTCAAAGAGATCGACTACACCCCGGACCTCTTCAAGTACGGAAAATCCGGAATCAAGGGCAAGGACCTGCCAAAAGACCTCGGTTTCGCCGGTTTCCGCTTCCGATTTCACACCGACTGGAACCGCGATCTGGTGGCCTTTCTGGGTGCGAGCTACTTTCGCGCCGTGGGCGGCGAGATGCAGTACGGCCTGTCCGCCCGTGGCCTGGCCGTGGACACGGCCTTGCCCAGAAACGAGGAGTTTCCGCTCTTCACGCACTTCTGGCTGGAAAAACCCCGCCCGGGAAGCGACACCGCCACCGTCTATGCCCTGCTCGATTCACCCAGCGTCACCGGCGCCTACCGTTTCGACATCCGCCCCGGGCAGACCCTCGGCATGAAAGTGGACGCCGCCCTCTATCCGCGCAAAACCATCGAACGTCTTGGCGTAGCACCCCTGACCAGCATGTTCCTGACCGGAGAGAACGACCGCCGCATGGGCTACGACTGGCGGCAGGAGATCCACGACTCCGACGGGCTGGCCATCCACACCGGCAACGGCGAATGGATCTGGCGCCCCCTCGAGAACCCACCATTCCTGCGCTTCAACGCCTTCATGGATCGCAACCCGCGCGGCTTTGGCCTGTTCCAGCGCGATCAGAATTTCGATCACTACCAGGACGACGGGGTGTTCTACGACAAGCGCCCCAGCGTCTGGGTGGAACCGGTGGGAGACTGGGGCGAGGGCTCGGTACAACTGGTCGAGATCTCCCATGTCGATGAAACCTTCGACAACATCGTGGCCTTCTGGAACCCCGCCGCACCGGTGGAGGCAGGACAGGAGCTGCTCTTCAGCTACAACCTTCACTGGGGCACGCAGCCACCCATGCCGGGCCAGCTGGCCCATGTCGTGGACACCTTCACGGGACTTGGCGGAGTGGTCGGCCAAAAACGCGTCTATTACAGCAAACGCTTCGCCGTGGACTTCACCGGCGGCGATCTGGCCATGATCGCCAAGGACAAGAAGATAACGCCGGTCCTTGAGACTTCGGCCGGCCGCATCGAACTGACCTCGGTCCGTCCGCAGCACGCCATAAACGGGTTTCGATGCATGTTCGACGTGGTCCCGCCCGACGAAAGCCAGAATCCCATCAACCTGCGCCTGCACCTTGAAGCCGACGGCCGACGCATCAGCGAAACCTGGGTCTACCAGATGACGCCCCCGCCCATGCAGGAGCGTACGCTCTATAATCCCTGA
- a CDS encoding glycosyltransferase family 2 protein produces MTCVSVIIPTHDRADVLGRAVASVLGQTWTDFELFVVDDGSSDATASVLAEFDDPRLTGMHQENKGVSAARNLGIAASGGRYVALLDSDDYWMPDKLEKQIRFMAESGFAICQTEEIWIRNGQRVNPRFKHAKPAGWFLERSLELCLISPSCVMFTRELWRELGPFDERLPACEDYSLWLRVGARHPVGLVPEALTVKTGGHADQLSRRIIGLDLYRIYAMIDLLRSMALGGEQRIMVEAALRERVRLYAQGCIKHGKDEEAVRVRELTAEVMRGL; encoded by the coding sequence ATGACATGTGTTTCCGTGATTATTCCCACCCACGACCGGGCGGATGTTCTGGGCCGGGCCGTTGCCTCCGTGCTGGGGCAGACCTGGACCGATTTTGAGCTTTTTGTCGTCGATGACGGCTCCTCCGACGCGACGGCTTCGGTGCTGGCCGAATTCGACGATCCCCGGCTTACGGGAATGCATCAGGAAAATAAAGGGGTCAGCGCGGCTCGCAACCTGGGCATAGCGGCCAGCGGCGGCAGATACGTCGCTCTTTTGGATTCCGACGATTACTGGATGCCGGACAAGCTCGAAAAGCAGATCCGCTTCATGGCCGAGAGCGGGTTCGCGATCTGCCAGACGGAAGAAATCTGGATCAGGAACGGGCAAAGGGTCAACCCCCGTTTCAAGCATGCCAAGCCTGCCGGATGGTTTCTGGAGCGTTCTCTTGAATTGTGCCTGATCAGTCCGTCCTGCGTCATGTTCACCCGCGAATTGTGGCGTGAGCTCGGGCCCTTCGACGAACGCCTGCCCGCCTGCGAGGACTATAGCCTGTGGCTGCGCGTGGGGGCGCGCCACCCAGTGGGGCTGGTGCCCGAGGCGCTGACGGTCAAGACAGGAGGGCACGCGGATCAGCTCTCGCGGCGTATCATCGGTCTTGATTTGTACCGCATCTACGCCATGATCGATCTGCTGCGGAGCATGGCGCTTGGCGGCGAGCAGCGGATCATGGTCGAGGCGGCGCTGCGGGAGAGGGTGCGGCTTTATGCTCAAGGCTGCATCAAGCACGGCAAGGATGAGGAAGCGGTGCGGGTGCGGGAGCTGACCGCAGAGGTCATGCGCGGCCTTTGA
- a CDS encoding glycosyltransferase, with translation MRSIQVVNVRWFNATAWYGMYLSRLLRESGHEVLVLGLPGTLSARKGEEWGLPMRLLDLNTATPWGIASLHGKLKRLVREFRPDVVNCHRGESYLLWGLIKKELGGFKLIRTRGDQRLPKANLVNRWLHNDVSDAVITTNSPMTRHFRDVFKVPKNKLHQILGGVDTDTFHPDPAARTRIRAELGYGGGNFVVGLLGRFDRVKGQHELIQAVSRLHAQGMQNIRLLLLGFDSATPESTVRGWITEHGIDSITTITGKRPDIAACLNALDLGVVASLWSETIARAALEIMATGVPLISTDVGVMPDLLEPGALFAAGDVDALQQGIRSVATEPGLAESLREVQGRRMADLSGRDFLAQTLAVYEDAP, from the coding sequence ATGAGAAGCATCCAGGTCGTCAATGTACGGTGGTTCAACGCCACAGCCTGGTACGGAATGTACTTGAGCCGCCTCCTGCGCGAAAGCGGCCATGAGGTCCTGGTCCTGGGGCTGCCGGGCACCCTGTCCGCCCGCAAGGGAGAGGAATGGGGGCTGCCCATGCGGCTTCTGGACCTGAACACGGCCACGCCCTGGGGCATAGCCTCGCTGCATGGCAAACTCAAGCGGCTGGTGCGCGAGTTCAGGCCCGACGTGGTCAACTGCCACCGGGGCGAGAGCTACCTGCTGTGGGGTCTCATCAAGAAGGAACTGGGGGGGTTCAAACTGATCCGCACGCGCGGCGACCAGCGCCTGCCCAAGGCGAATCTCGTCAACCGCTGGCTGCACAATGACGTCAGCGATGCGGTCATCACCACCAACTCGCCCATGACCCGCCATTTCAGGGATGTCTTTAAGGTGCCAAAAAACAAGCTGCACCAGATTCTCGGAGGAGTGGACACCGACACGTTTCACCCCGACCCCGCCGCCCGCACCCGCATCAGGGCCGAACTTGGATACGGTGGCGGCAATTTCGTGGTCGGACTCCTGGGCCGCTTCGACCGGGTCAAAGGCCAGCACGAGCTGATCCAGGCCGTATCCCGGCTGCACGCACAGGGGATGCAGAACATCCGCCTCCTCTTGCTCGGCTTCGACTCGGCCACGCCGGAATCCACGGTGCGCGGCTGGATCACGGAGCACGGCATCGACTCCATCACCACCATCACCGGCAAACGCCCCGACATCGCCGCCTGCCTGAACGCTCTCGATCTTGGCGTGGTCGCATCGCTCTGGTCCGAGACCATCGCCCGGGCGGCCCTTGAGATCATGGCCACGGGCGTGCCGCTGATCAGCACCGATGTCGGCGTCATGCCCGATCTGCTGGAACCTGGGGCTCTTTTTGCCGCCGGGGACGTGGACGCCCTTCAGCAAGGCATCCGCTCCGTGGCCACGGAGCCCGGTCTGGCCGAATCCCTGCGCGAAGTGCAAGGCAGGCGCATGGCCGATCTTTCGGGCCGCGACTTTCTGGCCCAGACCCTGGCGGTCTACGAGGATGCACCATGA
- a CDS encoding glycosyltransferase family 4 protein — MKRVALMLPKLSRYGGAEQFGYRLAEYLATRCASEFEVTFICAKQDGPAPSGVRVIRVGRPIPGKLGKVLWFAMAAEVARRRGKFDVSVGLGNTVFQDIARLSGGPTRLFWNYSIRAYAPGRERILKTLTRQLSPGKQLGRIIEGLCARHTPVLVANSEFVRDLTVQAYGGLTPENIRLIYNKPDLGRFSPGDPALRPELRRRFGLPEQTDLIVTAGTNFRLKGVHVLIKALAQLPTSFHLAVAGGRGSRDLNALAETLGVRERVHFLGRVDDMPALYQSGDIFVLNTFYDACANAVLEALACGLPTISTACNGSSVFLRPEAVLADPTDASGLAQRIKALIHNGSTARTDYAPRSGLEPYADLIREFS, encoded by the coding sequence ATGAAACGCGTCGCGCTCATGCTCCCGAAACTGAGCCGCTACGGCGGGGCCGAGCAATTCGGATACCGGCTGGCCGAATATCTGGCCACGCGATGCGCGTCGGAATTCGAGGTGACTTTCATCTGTGCCAAGCAGGACGGCCCTGCGCCAAGCGGCGTGCGGGTGATCCGGGTCGGCCGTCCGATACCGGGCAAGCTCGGCAAGGTCCTCTGGTTCGCAATGGCAGCCGAGGTCGCACGTCGCAGGGGAAAATTCGACGTGAGCGTGGGGCTCGGGAACACCGTCTTTCAGGACATCGCGCGCCTATCCGGCGGGCCGACCAGACTTTTCTGGAACTACTCCATCCGCGCCTATGCCCCGGGCCGGGAGCGCATCCTGAAGACCCTCACCAGGCAGCTCTCGCCAGGCAAACAGCTCGGCCGGATCATCGAAGGGCTGTGCGCGCGGCACACCCCCGTGCTGGTGGCCAACTCCGAATTCGTGCGCGATCTGACCGTGCAGGCCTATGGCGGTCTTACGCCCGAAAACATCCGGCTCATCTACAACAAACCGGATCTTGGCCGCTTTTCCCCCGGTGACCCGGCCCTCAGGCCGGAGCTACGCCGACGTTTCGGTCTCCCGGAACAGACGGACCTGATCGTCACAGCGGGCACCAATTTTCGTTTGAAAGGCGTCCATGTCCTGATCAAGGCCCTGGCCCAGCTGCCGACATCGTTCCACCTGGCCGTGGCCGGCGGACGCGGCAGCCGCGACCTGAACGCCCTGGCCGAGACGCTTGGGGTGCGGGAGCGTGTCCATTTTCTGGGCCGGGTGGACGACATGCCCGCCCTTTATCAGTCCGGGGACATTTTCGTGCTGAACACCTTCTATGACGCCTGCGCCAACGCCGTGCTCGAAGCCCTGGCCTGCGGCCTGCCGACCATCTCCACGGCCTGCAACGGAAGCTCCGTTTTCCTGCGCCCCGAAGCGGTCCTTGCCGACCCCACCGACGCCTCGGGGCTGGCCCAACGCATCAAGGCCCTGATCCACAACGGCTCCACCGCGCGCACCGACTACGCGCCGCGAAGCGGCCTTGAGCCCTACGCCGATCTCATCCGGGAATTTTCATGA
- a CDS encoding glycosyltransferase family 9 protein, with protein sequence MTNLATFEPRRILVCQLRQIGDVLLTTPSIRLLKERYPDATIDVFTEKKCTPVLENNPHLRKIWALNKKELPNFFAELKFYARITRENYDLVVDFQQLPRCRFVTLMSRAKVRLSYPPPWYNRLLYTHWAKPVPAYSGSYRASILAPLGITWSGQAPEIFLTEAEIAWAKDYLSTHGLTPGEYITLDPTHRRTTRLWPSRHYGTMIGQVHAARPDLRFLILYGPGEADMAREVLDHCPTPEACVFPDTVIGLRQMAAVQSLARLHVGNCSGPRHFAVAVSTPTLTILGATSGGWRFPSEQHEDIFEDLPCRPCNQNTCARKDHACLENLPPERVAWRILGALGS encoded by the coding sequence ATGACCAATCTTGCCACCTTCGAGCCCAGACGCATTCTTGTCTGCCAGCTGCGCCAGATCGGCGACGTACTGCTGACCACCCCGTCCATCAGGCTCCTGAAGGAGCGTTATCCAGACGCAACCATCGACGTCTTCACCGAAAAAAAATGCACGCCGGTGCTCGAAAACAATCCGCACCTGCGCAAGATATGGGCGCTAAACAAAAAAGAGCTGCCAAACTTTTTTGCCGAACTCAAATTCTATGCCCGCATAACCCGCGAGAATTACGATCTGGTCGTGGATTTCCAGCAATTGCCGCGCTGCCGCTTCGTGACCCTCATGAGCCGCGCCAAGGTCCGGCTGTCCTACCCGCCGCCTTGGTACAACCGGCTGCTCTACACCCACTGGGCCAAACCCGTGCCCGCCTATTCCGGCAGCTACCGCGCCAGCATCCTCGCTCCGCTGGGCATCACCTGGAGCGGACAGGCCCCGGAAATTTTCCTGACCGAAGCGGAAATCGCCTGGGCGAAGGATTATCTGAGCACCCACGGTCTCACTCCAGGGGAATACATCACCCTGGACCCGACCCATCGCCGCACAACCCGCCTCTGGCCGTCCCGTCATTACGGGACCATGATCGGCCAGGTTCATGCCGCGCGGCCCGACCTGCGCTTCCTCATCCTTTACGGACCGGGCGAGGCGGACATGGCCCGCGAGGTGCTGGACCACTGCCCCACGCCCGAGGCCTGCGTATTTCCGGACACGGTCATCGGCCTGCGTCAGATGGCGGCGGTGCAATCCCTGGCGCGCCTGCACGTCGGCAACTGTTCCGGGCCGCGCCATTTCGCCGTGGCCGTAAGCACCCCGACGCTGACCATCCTCGGCGCGACCAGCGGCGGCTGGCGCTTCCCGTCCGAGCAGCATGAGGACATCTTCGAGGACCTGCCCTGCCGCCCCTGCAATCAGAACACCTGTGCCCGCAAGGACCACGCCTGCCTGGAAAACCTGCCCCCGGAGCGGGTCGCATGGCGCATCCTTGGCGCCCTCGGTTCTTGA
- a CDS encoding helix-turn-helix domain-containing protein translates to MSPKKTSAHDLPANPAANLERLGRNIRAARKLRGLSMQDLAARTMTTRETIRRLENGHPGVSLGVLAHVLWVLQLDDQLGDMAALESDPMGRAMAVSRLPQRVATERNDDLDF, encoded by the coding sequence ATGTCACCCAAAAAAACGTCCGCACACGACCTGCCGGCCAACCCGGCCGCCAATCTTGAGCGCCTGGGGCGCAACATTCGCGCCGCCCGCAAGCTGCGCGGCCTGAGCATGCAGGACCTTGCCGCGCGCACCATGACCACGCGCGAGACCATCCGCCGCCTGGAAAACGGACACCCCGGAGTGTCCCTCGGGGTGCTGGCCCATGTCTTGTGGGTCCTGCAACTCGATGACCAGCTTGGTGACATGGCGGCCCTGGAATCCGACCCCATGGGCAGGGCCATGGCCGTGAGCAGGCTCCCGCAACGCGTCGCAACGGAGAGAAACGATGACCTCGACTTCTGA
- a CDS encoding type II toxin-antitoxin system HipA family toxin encodes MTSTSERAVVFIRLPGMDYVPAGMLRHEDRAYFFRYGRRYLGRPDAIPLDPARMPLADLEFSGNTLFSALRDAAPDRWGRKVLGLMASRAPGTLSEFEVLTAAHHPQRMGALAFGPTPDGPESMAPWATGDAFCMVPKDLRRVAAIVARIDEFEDNEDLDELRDGMPEDAFLAALASSLSLGGARPKAMVTLDGAPWIAKFSKRGDPWREPVVEHATMTLAARCGITVASTRLMELDGHFVLLVQRFDRLNGGSRHVISGFTLTGAEEDGDWGSYQNLAEQARRLGDAQSGAEIFRRMAFNALCSNRDDHLRNHAFFVSRKAIAMTPAYDLVPSSIRFRQWDLSLRCGQEGRAATRSNILSDVRPFGLNEREATRIWDEMRETAANWRKHFAGHGVTKREMDELRHRFTLTKTETRAP; translated from the coding sequence ATGACCTCGACTTCTGAGCGGGCCGTAGTTTTCATCCGGCTGCCCGGCATGGACTACGTGCCGGCGGGGATGCTCCGGCATGAAGACCGGGCATATTTCTTCCGCTACGGCCGCCGGTATCTTGGGCGGCCAGACGCCATTCCCCTCGACCCTGCCCGGATGCCCCTGGCCGACCTGGAGTTTTCCGGGAACACCCTTTTCAGCGCCCTGCGCGACGCCGCCCCGGACCGATGGGGGCGTAAAGTGCTGGGGCTCATGGCCAGCCGGGCCCCTGGGACGCTGAGCGAGTTCGAGGTCCTGACGGCAGCCCATCACCCGCAGCGCATGGGTGCCCTGGCCTTCGGACCCACGCCGGACGGTCCTGAATCCATGGCTCCCTGGGCCACGGGCGATGCGTTCTGCATGGTGCCCAAAGATCTGCGGCGTGTGGCGGCCATCGTCGCCCGCATCGATGAGTTCGAGGACAACGAGGACCTTGATGAACTGCGGGACGGCATGCCCGAAGACGCGTTCCTGGCCGCCCTCGCCTCCAGTCTGTCCCTGGGCGGCGCCAGGCCCAAGGCCATGGTCACCCTGGACGGGGCGCCCTGGATCGCCAAATTCTCCAAACGCGGGGACCCGTGGCGTGAACCCGTTGTCGAGCACGCGACCATGACCCTGGCCGCACGCTGCGGCATCACGGTCGCATCCACACGGCTGATGGAACTGGACGGACATTTCGTCCTGCTGGTTCAACGCTTCGACCGCCTGAACGGCGGCTCAAGGCACGTCATTTCGGGCTTCACGCTGACGGGGGCCGAAGAAGACGGCGACTGGGGCAGCTATCAGAACCTGGCCGAACAGGCCCGCAGACTCGGCGACGCCCAGTCCGGCGCGGAGATATTCCGCCGCATGGCTTTCAACGCCCTGTGTTCGAACCGTGACGACCACCTGCGCAACCACGCCTTTTTCGTCTCCCGCAAAGCCATCGCCATGACCCCGGCCTACGATCTGGTACCCTCCTCCATCCGCTTCAGGCAATGGGACCTGTCCCTGCGTTGCGGTCAGGAAGGTCGCGCAGCCACAAGGTCCAATATCCTGAGTGACGTCCGGCCCTTCGGACTCAATGAAAGGGAGGCGACGAGAATCTGGGATGAGATGCGGGAAACGGCCGCAAACTGGCGAAAGCATTTCGCCGGACACGGCGTGACAAAGCGGGAGATGGACGAACTCAGGCACCGTTTCACATTGACGAAAACTGAAACACGGGCCCCATAA